From the genome of Streptococcus oralis:
GCATTGTTTTAGAACACAGTAGTGATAAATTCCCAGTAGTAGGGATTGCGGGTGACTCAGGATTCGTCAGCATCAACATGTCAAAATACCTCATGAACCGCGAAGTCGGGTTTGGTCGCAAGGTTCTTCAAATCCTTGAGGACCTCAATATCGGTTGGGAACACATGCCTACAGGTATTGACGATCTTTCAATCATCCTCCGCTCTCGTGAATTAACTCCTATCAAAGAAGAAGAAATTCTACGTCAACTCGTTCAAAAGGCTGAAGTGGACCATGCTGAAATCGAACATGACCTTTCCATCATTATGATTGTCGGAGAAAAGATGAAGAGCCATATCGGGGTAACTGCTACTGCAACACGTGCTTTGTCTGAGAATAAAATCAACATCCAGATGATGTCCCAAGGTTCAAGTGAAGTTTCCATCATGTTTGTTGTCAATAAAGAGCAAGAAAAAGCAGCTATTAAGGCTCTCTATCATGCCTTTTTCGATGAAAGTAAGGAAGACTAACCATGGCCCAATCACTCAATCAAGTCATTGACCTCCAAACCACTGGGACATCTTACCTCTCCATCTCTGGAAAAGTTGGAAAATTTTTAGTTGGGGATCAAGCCTTGGAGTTTTATCCTGATGTCAATGTCGAACAATATATCCAAATCCCCTGGTCCAGTATTCAGCAAATCGGAGCCAATGTAACTGGTCGCAAAATCAGTCGTCACTTTGAAGTCTTTACTGACCAAGGAAAATTCCTCTTTGCTTCAAAAGACTCTGGAGCTATTCTCAAAATCGCTCGGGAAAAATTAGGAAATGACAAGGTTGTGAAACTTCCGACTCTACTCCAGACCGTTGGACAAAAACTTAAAAATCTATTTGCAAAAAAGTAAAAACTTTAGTATAATCATAGCAACGGATAAGTAGGTTATCTCCTTCTTTCAGAAAGTCTGTGGGTGCTGCGAGCAGATAGGAGGGATAGGTGAAATTCTACCGTTAGTAACAATTACATATACAATCAAGTGCACACCTGTGAAGTTGGATGGAACCGTGGCCCTGCCACTCCAACACTTTGTCAGGTGTGCTTTTTTCATAAAGGAGTTCTTATGTTAGATATTAAACGTATTCGCACAGATTTTGATGCTGTCGCAGAAAAATTGGCTACACGTGGTGTAGATGCTGCTGTCTTAAATGAGATGAAAGAAATCGATGCTAAACGTCGTGACATCTTGGTCAAGGTTGAAACTCTCAAAGCAGAACGTAACACAGTTTCTGCTGAGATTGCCCAAGCCAAACGCAACAAGGAAAATGCCGATGATAAGATTGCTGCAATGCAAACCCTATCTGCTGAAGTCAAAGCCTTGGATGCTGAATTGGCAGACATCGATGCTAAATTAACAGAATTTACCACTACTCTTCCAAACATCCCTGCCGACAGCGTTCCTGTTGGGGCTGACGAAGATGACAATGTGGAAGTTCGCCGTTGGGGGACTCCACGCGAGTTTGACTTCGAACCAAAAGCTCACTGGGATCTTGGTGAAGACTTGGGTATCCTTGACTGGGAACGTGGCGGTAAAGTAACAGGCGCTCGCTTCCTTTTCTATAAAGGTCTTGGGGCTCGTTTGGAACGTGCTATCTACAACTTCATGTTGGATGAGCATGGCAAGGAAGGCTATACGGAAGTCATCACGCCTTACATGGTTAACCACGACTCTATGTTTGGTACTGGTCAATATCCAAAATTCAAGGAAGATACTTTTGAACTCAGCGACACCAACTTTGTCTTGATTCCTACGGCTGAGGTGCCTCTCACAAACTACTACCGTGATGAAATCCTTGACAGCAAAGACCTACCAATCTACTTTACCGCTATGAGTCCATCTTTCCGTTCTGAAGCTGGTTCTGCAGGTCGTGATACACGTGGCTTGATTCGTCTACACCAATTCCACAAGGTTGAAATGGTCAAATTTGCCAAACCAGAAGAATCATACGAAGAATTGGAAAAAATGACAGCCAACGCTGAAAATATCCTTCAAAAACTCAATCTTCCATACCGTGTCGTTGCGCTCTCTACTGGGGACATGGGCTTCTCAGCTGCCAAGACTTACGACTTGGAAGTTTGGATTCCAGCGCAAAATACCTATCGTGAAATCTCAAGCTGTTCAAATACAGAAGATTTCCAAGCCCGTCGTGCTCAAATTCGCTACCGTGATGAAGCCGATGGCAAGGTGAAACTTCTTCACACCTTGAACGGTTCTGGACTTGCAGTTGGACGTACAGTTGCTGCTATTCTTGAAAACTACCAAAATGCAGATGGCTCTGTGACCATCCCTGAAGTTCTTCGTCCATATATGGGTGGTGCTGAAGTTATCAAACCATAAAAATAAGGCCTAGCTATTTCTAGCTAGACCTTTTTTCGTAACCAAATCAGATAAGCCCCCAATACAAAGAATAAAATAGTGAGGCAAATAGCAGTTTCAGCTAAAACCAGATAATCCAGAAATGGAAGTTTCAAGATACCCTGAGCCATCTTGAGCGAGGTAGCTGTGATAATGGTTGGGAAGGTGAGGGCTGAGAAGGCTGGTTGAAAGCCTTGTTTTAAAATATTGGGCAGGCGAGTCAACACAAAGAAAAAGAAGGACTGAGATGCCAAAATCATGACGATCAAGAGCCAAGTCGGTAGCCCTGCTCCTCCAACTCGAACTATGGAAGCTAAGAGTAGAGAAAAGGGAGCACAGTAGATTCCTTCCTGTCCAAGCAAGGCCACTGGGAGTGGATCTTTCTTTAAATCGCTATAAATAAGGGGATAGAGATAGAAGGTCAAGACAAAACCAAAACTCAAGGTCGCATAGGCAATTTCAATGATACCGACAAGAGGATAGGTCAAGGCTGCTACTGCAATCCCCACATAGAGAACCGTCCAGCTAGGAGTCGCATTGACCCTCCGACCTGGACAGGCAAATTTGATGGTAAAAGTAGCAATCAACGCCAAATCCAAGAGAAAGGAAAACCACCAGATCCCTTGTGCTACTATAGGAAGAGCAGGGAATACGCGAAAGACATAGGTCGATAAAATCATCCCAGCCATAGGAAAAGTGGCCATCCCAGACAAAAGAGGGGGCTTGGTCAATTCTTGCTTGGTTTCTTCCCAATTAAAAAGATGAAGAATCAGAAAGAAAATCCACAAAACTAAACCAATCAGACTCAATAAATGCGACAGAACTGGCCAAGTATCTGCAATCAGATTTCCTGCACCTGCTAAACCTAATAAACAGCCAGAGAATACCAAGGGGAGCTTTTTCATCCGAGCCTCCAATAATCATGTTATTATTAGTATAGCATAAAAGCGCTTAAAATAGCATAGAAAAATGAAGACTGGATTGCTCAGTCTTCATTTTTTCTTTCTGATTCGA
Proteins encoded in this window:
- a CDS encoding DUF956 family protein translates to MAQSLNQVIDLQTTGTSYLSISGKVGKFLVGDQALEFYPDVNVEQYIQIPWSSIQQIGANVTGRKISRHFEVFTDQGKFLFASKDSGAILKIAREKLGNDKVVKLPTLLQTVGQKLKNLFAKK
- the serS gene encoding serine--tRNA ligase — encoded protein: MLDIKRIRTDFDAVAEKLATRGVDAAVLNEMKEIDAKRRDILVKVETLKAERNTVSAEIAQAKRNKENADDKIAAMQTLSAEVKALDAELADIDAKLTEFTTTLPNIPADSVPVGADEDDNVEVRRWGTPREFDFEPKAHWDLGEDLGILDWERGGKVTGARFLFYKGLGARLERAIYNFMLDEHGKEGYTEVITPYMVNHDSMFGTGQYPKFKEDTFELSDTNFVLIPTAEVPLTNYYRDEILDSKDLPIYFTAMSPSFRSEAGSAGRDTRGLIRLHQFHKVEMVKFAKPEESYEELEKMTANAENILQKLNLPYRVVALSTGDMGFSAAKTYDLEVWIPAQNTYREISSCSNTEDFQARRAQIRYRDEADGKVKLLHTLNGSGLAVGRTVAAILENYQNADGSVTIPEVLRPYMGGAEVIKP
- a CDS encoding TDT family transporter; the protein is MKKLPLVFSGCLLGLAGAGNLIADTWPVLSHLLSLIGLVLWIFFLILHLFNWEETKQELTKPPLLSGMATFPMAGMILSTYVFRVFPALPIVAQGIWWFSFLLDLALIATFTIKFACPGRRVNATPSWTVLYVGIAVAALTYPLVGIIEIAYATLSFGFVLTFYLYPLIYSDLKKDPLPVALLGQEGIYCAPFSLLLASIVRVGGAGLPTWLLIVMILASQSFFFFVLTRLPNILKQGFQPAFSALTFPTIITATSLKMAQGILKLPFLDYLVLAETAICLTILFFVLGAYLIWLRKKV